From one Peptoniphilaceae bacterium AMB_02 genomic stretch:
- a CDS encoding VanW family protein has translation MKKYGKMSYIVIILIFVLIGTGCLPIQAIPNGTNAAVASSEKLKQSDLNDWQLIHSLNIYEGVTINGQDVSNNNRLNVIELLKKENDSKLDSTILDFEFENFKYSYTLRELGYDFDYEKASTEAYKLGRGIDDEQERLAKISELKENPVDIEMTYTTNPELFNEKMEQIYNDIYVEVVNGKFEYDSENDKVVAKEGKDGREVDREALAKSINEKLNTGGKIEIPVTAIKVDPAYIAKADRVNGVIGSAESYFNGHYWSRAKNVEVSTRYLNGVVIGPGETFSVNNYLGDTTPDKGYEMAVVIVGDEEVPGYGGGVCQTSTALYQAALRADLQIVNRSGHTMKMPYAAGGLDATVDYGLADFAFRNQFDFPILIKTYHEFGRIYFEIWGDSTVKNYEVSIYNEYLYSIPYSTNYIHDSSLEKGQEVVKTEGVTGEAYAAYRRNEATGNVEELGITVYRAINKVVRRNQ, from the coding sequence ATGAAAAAATACGGAAAGATGAGTTATATTGTCATCATCTTAATATTTGTATTGATAGGGACGGGTTGTCTACCGATACAAGCAATTCCAAATGGAACAAATGCGGCAGTGGCATCGTCCGAAAAGTTAAAACAAAGCGACTTAAATGATTGGCAGCTTATACATTCTCTTAATATTTACGAAGGTGTAACAATTAATGGACAAGATGTTTCGAATAACAATAGATTAAATGTAATTGAATTACTAAAGAAAGAAAATGATTCAAAATTAGACAGTACAATTCTCGATTTTGAGTTCGAGAATTTCAAATACTCTTATACTTTAAGAGAACTGGGTTATGATTTTGATTATGAAAAGGCTTCTACCGAGGCTTACAAACTTGGAAGAGGTATTGATGATGAACAGGAGAGATTGGCAAAAATCAGTGAATTAAAAGAAAATCCTGTCGATATTGAGATGACATATACTACTAATCCAGAACTGTTCAATGAAAAAATGGAACAGATTTATAATGATATATATGTTGAAGTTGTGAACGGAAAGTTTGAGTATGATTCTGAAAACGATAAAGTAGTAGCAAAAGAAGGAAAAGACGGTCGAGAAGTAGATAGAGAAGCTCTGGCAAAAAGTATAAATGAAAAACTGAATACCGGTGGTAAAATTGAGATTCCGGTGACTGCTATTAAAGTGGATCCAGCGTATATTGCCAAAGCAGATAGAGTCAATGGCGTAATCGGTTCAGCAGAGTCGTATTTTAACGGACATTATTGGTCAAGAGCAAAAAATGTTGAGGTATCTACAAGATATCTTAATGGTGTGGTTATAGGACCGGGAGAGACATTCAGTGTCAATAACTACTTGGGAGATACGACTCCGGATAAAGGATATGAGATGGCCGTCGTAATAGTTGGCGATGAAGAAGTACCGGGATATGGCGGTGGAGTATGCCAAACATCAACTGCTCTTTATCAAGCAGCACTTAGAGCTGACCTTCAAATAGTCAACCGCTCAGGACATACAATGAAAATGCCTTATGCAGCCGGTGGCTTGGATGCAACTGTAGACTATGGTTTAGCGGATTTTGCATTTAGAAATCAATTTGACTTCCCGATATTAATCAAAACATATCATGAGTTTGGAAGAATTTATTTTGAAATTTGGGGAGATTCTACAGTTAAAAATTATGAAGTAAGCATTTATAATGAGTATTTATACTCAATACCTTATAGCACTAACTATATACATGACAGTTCACTAGAAAAAGGTCAAGAAGTTGTGAAAACAGAAGGAGTTACAGGTGAAGCATATGCCGCTTATAGAAGAAATGAAGCAACCGGAAATGTTGAAGAACTGGGAATAACGGTTTATCGTGCTATTAATAAAGTAGTTAGAAGAAATCAATAA
- a CDS encoding Cof-type HAD-IIB family hydrolase, with protein sequence MKIKAFATDLDGTLLYKNEISQSNLKAIESLKESGVIPIFVTGRIYTSALYYAKKHGLNIPIIGCNGAVVANVEGEIISYNPIEDEVSMKIAELCNKNNLYYHFYDLNTFYSRVMRANRIKHLTKSMDEDILFQVDMMFSDNAIYRAIERGEGIAKFVINVSEEKVEELFSSLDLSKIEITKSGPHSIEIMKSGITKYKGLEILADYYDLNINQIAAIGDYDNDIPMIENAGYGIAMDNALESVKEHADYITLSNVDDGVSAAIKHLYEEGLI encoded by the coding sequence ATGAAAATAAAAGCTTTTGCAACAGATTTAGATGGAACATTACTATATAAAAATGAAATCTCACAATCGAATTTAAAGGCTATCGAGTCGCTTAAAGAAAGCGGTGTGATACCTATATTTGTAACGGGCAGAATTTATACTTCAGCTCTTTACTATGCAAAAAAGCATGGTCTAAACATACCCATTATTGGATGTAATGGAGCTGTGGTTGCGAATGTCGAAGGTGAAATAATTAGTTATAATCCGATTGAAGATGAAGTCAGTATGAAGATTGCGGAATTATGTAATAAAAATAATTTATACTATCATTTTTATGATTTAAATACTTTTTACTCTAGGGTTATGAGAGCAAATAGAATTAAACATTTGACCAAGAGTATGGACGAGGATATCTTATTTCAAGTTGATATGATGTTTTCAGATAATGCAATATATAGAGCCATTGAAAGAGGAGAAGGTATAGCAAAATTCGTTATCAATGTTTCCGAAGAAAAAGTGGAAGAGCTCTTTAGCAGTTTGGATTTAAGTAAAATAGAGATAACGAAATCAGGTCCACATTCAATAGAGATAATGAAGTCAGGTATCACAAAATATAAAGGGCTGGAAATATTGGCAGATTATTATGATTTAAACATAAATCAGATTGCGGCAATAGGTGATTACGATAATGACATACCTATGATTGAAAATGCAGGATACGGAATTGCTATGGATAATGCTCTTGAGAGCGTTAAAGAACATGCAGATTACATCACGCTTAGCAATGTAGATGATGGTGTATCTGCCGCAATAAAACACTTATATGAAGAGGGTTTAATATGA
- a CDS encoding tRNA (cytidine(34)-2'-O)-methyltransferase: MINICLHQPEMPSNTGNIGRSCLLTGSRLHLIRPYAFKLDDKSLKRAGMDYWKDIDLVIHDSYEEFRIYTEGKRVLYSTTKAHKYYNQVKFEDGDFIVFGCESSGLPEEVLNSGDGECIKIPMINNTDRSLNLANSANIILFEALRQLDFPGMD, from the coding sequence ATGATAAATATATGTTTACATCAACCCGAGATGCCTTCTAATACCGGCAATATAGGTAGATCTTGTTTGCTAACAGGTTCAAGACTGCATTTAATCAGACCATATGCTTTTAAATTGGATGACAAGTCCCTCAAAAGAGCAGGTATGGACTATTGGAAAGATATTGATTTGGTTATCCATGACAGCTATGAAGAATTTCGTATATATACAGAAGGAAAGAGAGTCCTCTATTCAACTACAAAAGCTCATAAATATTATAATCAAGTTAAATTTGAGGACGGAGATTTTATTGTCTTTGGATGTGAGTCAAGTGGTTTACCCGAAGAAGTATTGAATTCCGGGGACGGAGAATGTATTAAGATTCCGATGATTAATAATACAGACAGAAGTTTAAACCTGGCTAATTCTGCTAATATAATACTT